Sequence from the Pseudomonas sp. 7SR1 genome:
CTGACCTGCGCGCCACGGGCATAGCCCAGGCGTACGGCAAAGGGTGGCTTGCCATTGACTGAGGTGCTGTCGCCCTTGCGCTTGAGGCCGCTGAACAGCACCTTGCCGTTGCCGTCGGTGATCTGCGTCCAGCAATCGGCCGTGAATTGAATCTGTACCTGGCCTTCGCCGGCGGCAGGTGCCACGGGCGCAGCGGAAGGCGTAGCCGGCGCAGTCGGAGCCGCCACGGTCGGGGTCGGGATGGCCGGTGCAGGAGCGGGCGCTGCAGGGGTGGCCGGGGCCGGGGCAACCGGCGCGCTGGTACCGGGTGCAGGCGTGGCTGGCGCGGCCGGAGCGATTGGTGTCGCAGGCACGCTTGGCTCGGCGCCGGCCTCGGCATCGGCACCGTCCTGACCCTGCGGCAGCGCCAGGCTGGTTTCGCCCTCCGCCTGGCCCTCCAGCACGGCCTGGTCTTCCGGCTCGTCCAGCGGATGGATCCGGGTGGTGCCGTCGGCCCCCTCCACTTCCACATGCTCGGGGGCCATGGTCACCGGTTCCTTGGTGCGCAGGGAGGTCTGATCCTGCCACCAGACGAAACCGCCGCCGATCACCGCGATCAGCAACAACAGGCTGACGATTCGCAAAATAGTGTGGGAAACACGCACCGGCTCCTCGATGCGGCCCAGGCTGTGTACGCTGCTGCCTTGGGCGTCGGAACCGGTGTACTGGTCGAATTGCTGGACCAGTACGGTCTGGTCCATGTCGAGCAACTTGGCGTAGGCACGGATGTAGCCCCGGGCAAAGGTATGCCCTGGCAGCTTGTCGAACGCACCCGCTTCCAGGTTGCTCAGGGAAGCCACGGTGAGATTGAGCTTGAGGGCCACTTGGGCCAGCGACCAACCATTGCTTTCGCGGGCTTGACGCAGGGTCTCACCGGGATTTACGCGAGTCGCTGCTACAACTTCAGGATGCGCCGCTTTCATCATTGCTCCGACAGGTATTGCTGATATTCCGGCGTACCGGGATAGAGTCTTTTGAGTTGCAGGCCATAACTTGCGGCCTTGTCGCGATCTTCAAACACATGGGCCAGCCGAACGCCGAGCAATAGACTACGTGCATTTTGCTCGCTGAGCAGGCTAAAACGCTCGTAATAGTCGCGCGCCGGCACATAATGCCTGTCTTCGTAAGACAACTCAGCCATTTCCAGCAAGGCCCGGGGCTGCTGGCGGTTGAGCCGCAGCGCCTTTTCCAGCTGCTGGCGGGCCAGATCGCGCTGGCCGAGCTTGGCGGCCGTCATGCCAAGGTTCTCGAAAACCCGCGAACGCTCAGGATAAAGGGTATCGGCGGCGGCCTGCTCGAAGCGCTCGTAGGCCTCTTTGTAACGTTGTTGCTCGTAAAGGAAGCTGCCGTAGTTGTTCAGGATCCGAGCATCCTGAGGCCGGGCGGACAACGCCTTGCGAAAATGCTCGTCGGCCAGCTCGGGTTCCAGCTCGGCCTGGAATACCAGGGCCAGGGCCGCGTTGGCATCGGCATCGGAACTGTCCAGCTCCAGGGCCTTCTTGAGCGGAACCTTGGCCCGTTCGGTCATGCCCTGCTGCAGGTAGCCGATGCCCAGCTGCACATAGGCCTCGCGCGCCTCGTCGCGCCCCTTGCTGGTCTTCATCGGGTTGTAGTCGCCCGACAGGACACAACCGGAGCAAAGCCCGGCCAACAGCAACAGCAGCGCGAAGCGCAAGGACATAGAGTTCCTCTCTTAGTGGCTGTTCGCAGCGTTCTGCGCCACATCGTCGGCGGCGTTCAATTCGCGCACGGCAATGTAGCGTTCGCTGCGACGGGTGCGATCCAGCACCTGCCCTACCAATTGACCACACGCCGCATCGATGTCTTCGCCGCGGGTAGTGCGGACGGTGACGTTGAAGCCGGCGTGATGAAGCTGATCCTGGAAGCGACGAATCGCATTGTTGCTCGGACGCTCGTAACCGGAGTGCGGGAACGGGTTGAACGGGATCAGGTTGATCTTGCACGGAATATTCTTGAGCAGTTCGATCATCTCGACCGCGTGCTCGACTTTGTCGTTCACATCCTTGAGCAGGGTGTACTCAATGGTGAGCACACGCTTTTCACCCAAGGCCGACATGTAGCGCTGGCACGAGTCCAGCAGCATCTTAAGCGGATACTTCTTGTTGATCGGCACCAATTGGTTACGCAATGCGTCATTGGGTGCGTGCAGCGACAACGCCAGGGAAACGTCGATGTGCTTGGCCAGCTCATCGATCATCGGCACCACGCCGGAGGTGGACAGGGTCACGCGGCGCTTGGAGATGCCGTAGCCCAGGTCGTCCATCATCAGGTGCATGGCGGCAACGACGTTGTCGAAGTTCAGCAGCGGCTCACCCATGCCCATCATCACCACGTTGGTGATGGCACGGTCGACGGTCGCCGGGACGCTGCCAAAGGATTTGTTCGCGATCCACACCTGGCCGATCACTTCGGCGGCGGTGAGGTTGCTATTGAAGCCTTGCTTGCCGGTGGAGCAGAAACTGCAGTCCAGGGCACAGCCTGCCT
This genomic interval carries:
- a CDS encoding RodZ domain-containing protein — encoded protein: MKAAHPEVVAATRVNPGETLRQARESNGWSLAQVALKLNLTVASLSNLEAGAFDKLPGHTFARGYIRAYAKLLDMDQTVLVQQFDQYTGSDAQGSSVHSLGRIEEPVRVSHTILRIVSLLLLIAVIGGGFVWWQDQTSLRTKEPVTMAPEHVEVEGADGTTRIHPLDEPEDQAVLEGQAEGETSLALPQGQDGADAEAGAEPSVPATPIAPAAPATPAPGTSAPVAPAPATPAAPAPAPAIPTPTVAAPTAPATPSAAPVAPAAGEGQVQIQFTADCWTQITDGNGKVLFSGLKRKGDSTSVNGKPPFAVRLGYARGAQVSYNGQPVDVAPFTTGETARLKLGQ
- the pilW gene encoding type IV pilus biogenesis/stability protein PilW yields the protein MSLRFALLLLLAGLCSGCVLSGDYNPMKTSKGRDEAREAYVQLGIGYLQQGMTERAKVPLKKALELDSSDADANAALALVFQAELEPELADEHFRKALSARPQDARILNNYGSFLYEQQRYKEAYERFEQAAADTLYPERSRVFENLGMTAAKLGQRDLARQQLEKALRLNRQQPRALLEMAELSYEDRHYVPARDYYERFSLLSEQNARSLLLGVRLAHVFEDRDKAASYGLQLKRLYPGTPEYQQYLSEQ
- the rlmN gene encoding 23S rRNA (adenine(2503)-C(2))-methyltransferase RlmN, which produces MTASIGKTNLLGLTQPEMEKFFDSIGEKRFRAGQVMKWIHHFGVDDFDAMTNVGKALREKLKAVAEIRGPEVVSQDISSDGTRKWVVRVASGSCVETVYIPQGKRGTLCVSSQAGCALDCSFCSTGKQGFNSNLTAAEVIGQVWIANKSFGSVPATVDRAITNVVMMGMGEPLLNFDNVVAAMHLMMDDLGYGISKRRVTLSTSGVVPMIDELAKHIDVSLALSLHAPNDALRNQLVPINKKYPLKMLLDSCQRYMSALGEKRVLTIEYTLLKDVNDKVEHAVEMIELLKNIPCKINLIPFNPFPHSGYERPSNNAIRRFQDQLHHAGFNVTVRTTRGEDIDAACGQLVGQVLDRTRRSERYIAVRELNAADDVAQNAANSH